Proteins encoded by one window of Elaeis guineensis isolate ETL-2024a chromosome 12, EG11, whole genome shotgun sequence:
- the LOC105035541 gene encoding B-box zinc finger protein 19 isoform X5, which translates to MCNKLASRHVRVGLADPSEVPRCDICENAPAFFYCEIDGSSLCLQCDMIVHVGGKRTHERYLLLRQRVKFQGDKPGHIEDLSMHPKDQVEQQRDHNQVPKMIMREKLPNHQLSTDPAINANSDGRGKINSKMIDLNTRPIRTHGQASNTQTQEVDHLSNSNHDAAGVVPSGPFQRDAE; encoded by the exons ATGTGCAACAAGCTTGCTAGCCGACATGTACGAGTAGGACTAGCTGACCCTAGTGAAGTTCCCCGCTGTGACATATGTGAAAATGCACCTG CTTTCTTTTACTGTGAGATAGATGGAAGTTCCCTATGCTTGCAATGTGATATGATAGTGCATGTTGGAGGAAAAAGAACCCATGAAAGATATCTCCTATTAAGGCAAAGGGTTAAG TTTCAAGGTGATAAGCCAGGCCACATAGAAGATCTATCCATGCATCCGAAGGACCAAGTTGAACAACAGAGGGATCACAATCAGGTTCCTAAAATGATAATGAGAGAAAAACTGCCAAATCACCAGCTTTCTACTGATCCTGCCATAAATGCTAATAGTGATGGTCGTGGAAAAATTAATTCGAAGATGATTGATCTAAACACGAGACCTATACGAACTCATGGGCAGGCTTCAAACACCCAG ACTCAGGAAGTGGATCATTTGAGTAATAGTAACCATGATGCTGCGGGTGTGGTTCCTTCGGGGCCTTTCCAAAGAGATGCAGAGTAG
- the LOC105035541 gene encoding B-box zinc finger protein 19 isoform X4, producing the protein MLIAKIGLVLPLRSRNAVHMCNKLASRHVRVGLADPSEVPRCDICENAPAFFYCEIDGSSLCLQCDMIVHVGGKRTHERYLLLRQRVKFQGDKPGHIEDLSMHPKDQVEQQRDHNQVPKMIMREKLPNHQLSTDPAINANSDGRGKINSKMIDLNTRPIRTHGQASNTQTQEVDHLSNSNHDAAGVVPSGPFQRDAE; encoded by the exons GTCCACATGTGCAACAAGCTTGCTAGCCGACATGTACGAGTAGGACTAGCTGACCCTAGTGAAGTTCCCCGCTGTGACATATGTGAAAATGCACCTG CTTTCTTTTACTGTGAGATAGATGGAAGTTCCCTATGCTTGCAATGTGATATGATAGTGCATGTTGGAGGAAAAAGAACCCATGAAAGATATCTCCTATTAAGGCAAAGGGTTAAG TTTCAAGGTGATAAGCCAGGCCACATAGAAGATCTATCCATGCATCCGAAGGACCAAGTTGAACAACAGAGGGATCACAATCAGGTTCCTAAAATGATAATGAGAGAAAAACTGCCAAATCACCAGCTTTCTACTGATCCTGCCATAAATGCTAATAGTGATGGTCGTGGAAAAATTAATTCGAAGATGATTGATCTAAACACGAGACCTATACGAACTCATGGGCAGGCTTCAAACACCCAG ACTCAGGAAGTGGATCATTTGAGTAATAGTAACCATGATGCTGCGGGTGTGGTTCCTTCGGGGCCTTTCCAAAGAGATGCAGAGTAG